A portion of the Bufo gargarizans isolate SCDJY-AF-19 chromosome 7, ASM1485885v1, whole genome shotgun sequence genome contains these proteins:
- the RPF1 gene encoding ribosome production factor 1 → MAVGMNSESGDSKKRKKSKGKKTEEKDAAGGISQQPGPSGGEQQPASQFPPTFSVSEIKNKQRRQFMFMKLKMERRKEKLALRKKRKKEREALGDKAPPKAVPKTIENQRVPDETTVDPEDEEVAYDEATDEFAPYFNRQTAPKILITTSDRPRGRSVRFTEQLNSIIPNSHVYYRRGLALKKIIPQCIARDFTDLIVINEDRKVPNGLVLSHLPDGPTAHFKMSNVRIRKEIRRKGKEPTEHQPEVILNNFTTRLGHSIGRMFASLYPHNPQFTGRQVATFHNQRDYIFFRYHRYIFKSEKKVGIQELGPRFTLKLRSLQKGTFDSKYGEYEWVHKRHEMDTSRRKFHL, encoded by the exons ATGGCTGTAGGAATGAACTCAGAGTCTGGAGATAGTAAAAAACGTAAGaagagtaaaggaaaaaaaacggaGGAGAAGGATGCGGCGGGCGGGATCAGTCAGCAGCCCGGGCCCAGCGGCGGGGAGCAGCAGCCGGCCAGTCAGTTCCCTCCTACGTTCTCCGTGTCCGAGATCAAGAACAAGCAGCGCAGACAGTTCATGTTCATGAAGCTGAAGATGGAGAGGAGGAAG GAGAAGCTTGCTCTAAGAAAGAAGCGGAAGAAGGAGAGAGAGGCCCTCGGGGACAAG GCTCCACCAAAAGCTGTTCCCAAAACCATTGAAAATCAACGAGTCCCTGATGAAACCACAGTTGATCCCGAGGACGAGGAG GTGGCTTATGATGAAGCTACAGATGAGTTTGCACCTTATTTTAACAGGCAGACAGCACCCAAGATCCTTATCACAACATCCGACCGGCCCCGCGGT CGTTCAGTACGGTTTACAGAGCAGCTGAATTCCATTATACCCAACTCGCATGTGTATTACCGGAGGGGCCTCGCGCTGAAGAAGATTATCCCACAATGTATAGCAAGGGATTTCACAGACCTCATTGTCATCAATGAAGACCGTAAAGTTCCAA ATGGACTTGTCCTCAGCCACTTGCCTGATGGACCCACAGCTCACTTTAAGATGAGTAATGTGCGAATTCGCAAAGAAATCCGG AGGAAAGGAAAAGAGCCAACAGAGCACCAACCTGAAGTCATCTTAAATAACTTCACCACTCGTCTCGGTCATTCCATTGGTCGCATGTTTGCCTCCCTATATCCACACAACCCCCAATTTACCGGAAGACAGGTGGCAACTTTCCACAACCAGCGGGATTACATCTTCTTCAGATACCACAG ATACATTTTTAAGAGTGAAAAGAAAGTGGGAATTCAAGAGCTTGGACCACGATTTACGTTGAAGCTGAGGTCTCTTCAGAAGGGAACATTTGATTCAAAGTATGGAGAATATGAATGGGTTCATAAG